In one Carassius auratus strain Wakin unplaced genomic scaffold, ASM336829v1 scaf_tig00216382, whole genome shotgun sequence genomic region, the following are encoded:
- the LOC113097720 gene encoding myosin heavy chain, fast skeletal muscle isoform X1, translated as MGDGEMECFGPAAVYLRKPERERIEAQNTPFDAKTAFFVVDADEMYLKGTLVSKEGGKATVKTHSGKTVTVKEDEIFPMNPPKFDKIEDMAMMTHLNEPAVLFNLKERYAAWMIYTYSGLFCVTVNPYKWLPVYDAVVVGGYRGKKRIEAPPHIFSISDNAYQFMLTDRENQSVLITGESGAGKTVNTKRVIQYFATVGAMSGPKKPEPVPGKMQGSLEDQIVAANPLLEAYGNAKTVRNDNSSRFGKFIRIHFGTTGKLASADIETYLLEKSRVTFQLSAERSYHIFYQLMTGHKPELLEALLITTNPYDYPMVSQGEITVKSINDVEEFIATDTAIDILGFTADEKISIYKLTGAVMHHGNMKFKQKQREEQAEPDGTEVADKIAYLMGLNSADMLKALCFPRVKVGNEMVTKGQTVPQVNNAVSALSKSVYEKMFLWMVIRINEMLDTKQPRQFFIGVLDIAGFEIFDFNSLEQLCINFTNEKLQQFFNHHMFVLEQEEYKKEGIEWEFIDFGMDLAACIELIEKPMGIFSILEEECMFPKATDTSFKNKLHDQHLGKTAAFQKPKPAKGKAEAHFSLVHYAGTVDYNIVGWLDKNKDPLNDSVVQLYQKSSLKVLAFLYAAHGAAEAEGGGGKKGKKKGGSFQTVSALFRENLGKLMTNLRSTHPHFVRCLIPNESKTPGLMENFLVIHQLRCNGVLEGIRICRKGFPSRILYGDFKQRYKVLNASVIPEGQFIDNKKASEKLLGSIDVDHTQYKFGHTKVFFKAGLLGALEEMRDEKLALLVTMTQALCRGYVMRKEFVKMMERRESIYSIQYNIRSFMNVKHWPWMKLYFKIKPLLKSAETEKEMVAMKENYEKMKEDLAKALAKKKELEEKMVSLLQEKNDLQLQVTAESENLSDAEERCEGLIKSKIQLEAKLKDTNERLEDEEEINAELTAKKRKLEDECSELKKDIDDLELTLAKVEKEKHATENKVKNLTEEMASQDESIAKLTKEKKALQEAHQQTLDDLQAEEDKVNTLTKAKTKLEQQVDDLEGSLEQEKKLRMDLERAKRKLEGDLKLAQESIMDLENDKQQSDEKIKKKDFEISQLLSKIEDEQSLGAQLQKKIKELQARIEELEEEIEAERAARAKVEKQRADLSRELEEISERLEEAGGATAAQIEMNKKREAEFQKLRRDLEESTLQHEATAAALRKKQADSVAELGEQIDNLQRVKQKLEKEKSEYKMEIDDLTSNMEAVAKAKANLEKMCRTLEDQLSEIKTKSDENVRQLNDMNAQRARLQTENGEFSRQLEEKEALVSQLTRGKQAYTQQIEELKRHIEEEVKAKNALAHAVQSARHDCDLLREQYEEEQEAKAELQRGMSKANSEVAQWRTKYETDAIQRTEELEESKKKLAQRLQDAEESIEAVNSKCASLEKTKQRLQGEVEDLMIDVERANSLAANLDKKQRNFDKVLAEWKQKYEESQAELEGAQKEARSLSTELFKMKNSYEEALDHLETLKRENKNLQQEISDLTEQLGETGKSIHELEKAKKTVESEKVEIQTALEEAEGTLEHEESKILRVQLELNQVKSEIDRKLAEKDEEMEQIKRNSQRVIDSMQSTLDSEVRSRNDALRVKKKMEGDLNEMEIQLSHANRQAAEAQKQLRNVQGQLKDAQLHLDEAVRGQEDMKEQVAMVERRNNLMQAEIEELRAALEQTERGRKVAEQELVDASERVGLLHSQNTSLINTKKKLEADLVQVQGEVDDAVQEARNAEEKAKKAITDAAMMAEELKKEQDTSAHLERMKKNLEVTVKDLQHRLDEAESLAMKGGKKQLQKLESRVRELEAEVEAEQRRGADAVKGVRKYERRVKELTYQTEEDKKNVIRLQDLVDKLQLKVKAYKRQAEEAEEQANTHLSRYRKVQHELEEAQERADISESQVNKLRAKSRDAGKTKDEIFPMNPPKFDKLRTWP; from the exons ATGGGAGATGGGGAGATGGAGTGTTTCGGCCCGGCGGCCGTTTACCTCCGgaagccagaaagagagagaattgaGGCTCAGAACACCCCCTTTGATGCCAAAACGGCGTTCTTTGTGGTAGATGCAGATGAGATGTACCTGAAGGGTACTCTTGTTAGTAAAGAGGGTGGCAAAGCTACCGTCAAAACTCACAGTGGGAAA ACTGTCACAGTAAAAGAAGATGAAATCTTCCCCATGAATCCTCCCAAGTTTGACAAAATTGAGGACATGGCCATGATGACCCACCTCAATGAGCCTGCTGTGCTTTTTAACCTCAAAGAGCGTTACGCAGCATGGATGATCTAT ACCTACTCTGGCTTGTTCTGCGTCACTGTCAATCCCTACAAGTGGCTCCCAGTGTACGACGCAGTTGTTGTGGGTGGATACAGAGGCAAAAAGAGGATTGAAGCCCCACCTCACATCTTCTCCATCTCCGACAACGCCTACCAGTTCATGCTCACTG ATCGTGAGAACCAGTCTGTCCTGATTAC TGGAGAATCTGGTGCAGGAAAGACTGTGAACACAAAACGTGTCATTCAGTACTTTGCAACTGTTGGTGCGATGTCTGGACCAAAGAAGCCGGAGCCAGTCCCTGGAAAAATGCAG GGATCACTGGAGGATCAGATCGTGGCAGCAAACCCTCTGCTGGAGGCTTATGGTAATGCCAAGACTGTGAGGAACGACAATTCATCTCGTTTT GGTAAATTCATCAGGATTCACTTTGGCACCACTGGAAAACTGGCCTCAGCTGATATTGAAACTT ATCTGCTAGAAAAGTCAAGAGTGACATTCCAGCTGTCGGCTGAGAGGAGTTACCACATCTTCTACCAGCTCATGACTGGACACAAGCCAGAGCTGCTCG AGGCCCTGCTCATCACCACCAACCCTTATGACTATCCAATGGTCAGCCAGGGTGAAATCACTGTCAAGAGCATCAATGATGTCGAGGAGTTCATTGCCACAGAT ACTGCCATTGACATTCTGGGCTTCACTGCTGATGAGAAAATCAGCATCTACAAGCTAACAGGTGCTGTGATGCATCATGGGAACATGAAGTTcaaacagaagcagagagaggagcaggcTGAACCTGATGGCACTGAGG TGGCCGATAAAATCGCTTACCTCATGGGCCTCAACTCCGCTGACATGCTGAAAGCTCTGTGCTTCCCCAGAGTGAAGGTCGGGAATGAGATGGTGACCAAAGGCCAGACAGTCCCACAG GTGAACAACGCAGTCTCTGCACTCTCCAAGTCTGTCTATGAGAAAATGTTCTTGTGGATGGTCATACGAATCAATGAGATGCTGGACACGAAGCAGCCTAGACAGTTCTTCATTGGTGTGCTGGACATCGCTGGATTTGAAATCTTCGAT TTCAACAGCTTGGAGCAGCTATGCATCAACTTCACAAATGAGAAACTGCAACAGTTCTTCAACCACCATATGTTCGTTCTGGAGCAAGAGGAATACAAGAAAGAAGGCATTGAATGGGAGTTCATTGACTTTGGTATGGACTTGGCTGCCTGCATTGAGCTCATTGAGAAG CCAATGGGCATCTTCTCCATCCTTGAAGAGGAGTGCATGTTCCCCAAGGCTACAGACACAAGCTTCAAAAACAAGCTGCATGATCAGCATCTGGGTAAAACTGCTGCCTTCCAGAAGCCCAAGCCTGCCAAAGGTAAGGCCGAGGCCCACTTCTCTCTGGTGCACTACGCCGGCACTGTGGACTACAACATCGTCGGCTGGCTGGACAAGAACAAGGATCCACTGAACGACTCTGTGGTGCAACTTTACCAAAAGTCATCGCTCAAAGTACTGGCCTTCCTGTATGCCGCTCATGGAGCTGCTGAAG CTGAGGGTGGCGGTGGAAAGAAAGGCAAGAAGAAGGGTGGTTCCTTCCAGACGGTGTCTGCACTTTTTAGG GAGAACCTGGGTAAGCTGATGACTAACCTGAGGAGCACTCACCCTCACTTTGTGCGCTGCTTGATTCCTAATGAGTCCAAGACTCCAG GTCTGATGGAGAACTTCCTGGTTATCCACCAGCTCAGGTGTAATGGTGTGTTGGAGGGTATCAGAATCTGCAGGAAGGGTTTCCCCAGCAGAATCCTCTACGGTGACTTCAAGCAGAG ATACAAAGTATTAAATGCAAGCGTCATCCCTGAGGGACAGTTTATTGACAACAAAAAGGCTTCAGAGAAACTCTTGGGCTCTATTGATGTTGACCACACCCAATACAAGTTTGGACACACCAAG GTGTTCTTTAAAGCTGGTCTGTTGGGTGCTCTTGAGGAGATGAGAGATGAGAAACTAGCACTGCTGGTTACCATGACTCAGGCTTTGTGCCGTGGATACGTCATGAGGAAAGAATTTGTCAAAATGATGGAAAGGAG AGAATCAATTTATTCCATCCAATACAACATCCGCTCATTCATGAATGTCAAACATTGGCCATGGATGAAGCTCTACTTCAAGATCAAGCCTCTTCTGAAGAGTGCAGAGACTGAGAAAGAGATGGTAGCAATGAAGGAGAATTACGAAAAAATGAAGGAGGATCTGGCAAAGGCATTAGCTAAAAAGAAGGAGCTTGAGGAGAAAATGGTGTCACTTCTTCAGGAAAAAAATGACCTTCAGCTGCAAGTAACAGCT GAATCTGAAAACCTCTCTGATGCTGAGGAGAGATGTGAAGGGCTCATCAAAAGCAAGATCCAGCTCGAGGCCAAACTCAAAGATACAAACGAGAGactggaggatgaggaggaaatcAATGCTGAACTGACTGCCAAGAAGAGGAAACTGGAGGATGAATGCTCCGAGCTGAAGAAAGACATCGATGACCTGGAGCTCACCTTGGCAAAAGTGGAGAAGGAGAAACATGCTACAGAAAATAAG GTGAAAAACCTGACAGAGGAGATGGCCTCTCAGGATGAGAGCATTGCCAAGCTGACCAAAGAGAAGAAAGCCCTCCAAGAGGCACACCAGCAGACTCTTGATGACCTTCAGGCAGAGGAAGACAAAGTCAACACTCTGACTAAAGCTAAGACAAAGCTTGAGCAGCAAGTGGACGAT CTTGAGGGCTCACTGGAGCAAGAGAAGAAGCTCCGTATGGACCTTGAGAGAGCCAAGAGAAAGCTTGAGGGTGATCTGAAACTGGCCCAGGAGTCCATAATGGACCTGGAGAATGACAAACAGCAATCAGATGAGAAGATCAAAAA gAAGGACTTTGAGATAAGTCAGCTTCTCAGCAAGATTGAGGATGAACAGTCTTTGGGAGCACAGCTTCAGAAGAAGATCAAAGAACTTCAG gcCCGTATCGAGGAGCTGGAAGAGGAAATAGAGGCAGAGCGAGCTGCTCGTGCCAAAGTAGAGAAGCAGAGAGCTGATCTCTCCAGGGAACTTGAAGAGATCAGCGAGAGGCTTGAGGAAGCTGGTGGTGCTACTGCTGCTCAGATTGAGATGAACAAGAAGCGTGAAGCTGAATTCCAGAAGTTGCGTCGTGATCTGGAGGAGTCCACCTTGCAGCATGAAGCTACAGCTGCAGCTCTCCGAAAGAAGCAGGCAGACAGTGTGGCTGAACTCGGAGAACAGATCGACAACCTCCAGCGGGTCaagcagaagctggagaaggaGAAGAGTGAATACAAGATGGAGATTGATGACCTGACAAGCAACATGGAGGCTGTGGCTAAAGCAAAG GCTAATTTAGAGAAGATGTGCCGAACCCTGGAAGACCAGCTGAGTGAAATCAAGACCAAGAGTGATGAAAATGTTCGTCAGCTGAATGACATGAATGCACAACGTGCAAGACTTCAGACTGAAAATG GTGAATTTAGCCGTCAACTGGAAGAGAAAGAAGCACTTGTTTCACAGCTAACTAGAGGAAAACAGGCTTATACACAGCAAATTGAGGAACTCAAAAGGCATATTGAGGAAGAAGTCAAG GCCAAGAATGCTCTGGCCCATGCGGTTCAGTCTGCCCGTCATGACTGTGACTTGCTCAGAGAGCAGTatgaggaggagcaggaggccaAAGCTGAACTCCAGCGGGGAATGTCTAAGGCCAACAGTGAGGTGGCTCAATGGAGAACCAAATATGAGACTGATGCAATCCAGCGAACTGAGGAGCTTGAGGAATCCAA GAAAAAGCTTGCCCAGCGTCTGCAGGATGCTGAAGAATCCATTGAAGCGGTGAACTCCAAGTGTGCCTCTCTGGAAAAGACCAAACAGAGACTGCAGGGTGAAGTAGAGGACCTCATGATTGATGTGGAGAGGGCAAATTCATTGGCTGCCAACCTTGACAAGAAGCAGAGAAACTTTGACAAG GTCCTAGCAGAGTGGAAACAGAAGTATGAGGAAAGCCAGGCTGAACTAGAAGGTGCTCAGAAAGAAGCTCGTTCTCTCAGCACTGAGCTGTTCAAAATGAAGAACTCCTACGAAGAAGCTCTTGATCACCTTGAGACACTGAAGAGGGAGAACAAGAATCTGCAAC AGGAGATTTCTGACCTCACTGAGCAGCTTGGAGAGACTGGAAAGAGCATTCATGAACTGGAAAAGGCAAAGAAGACAGTGGAGTCTGAGAAAGTAGAGATCCAGACTGCACTAGAAGAAGCTGAG GGCACCCTGGAGCATGAAGAGTCCAAGATTCTCCGTGTGCAGCTGGAGCTGAACCAGGTGAAGAGTGAGATTGACAGGAAGCTGGCTGAGAAGGATGAGGAGATGGAACAGATCAAGAGGAACAGCCAAAGAGTGATCGACTCCATGcagagcactctggactctgaggtCAGGAGCAGGAATGATGCCCTGAGAGTCAAAAAGAAGATGGAGGGAGATCTGAATGAGATGGAGATCCAGCTGAGTCATGCCAACCGCCAGGCTGCTGAGGCCCAGAAACAGCTCAGGAACGTCCAAGGACAACTCAAG GATGCCCAACTGCACCTTGATGAAGCTGTCAGAGGACAGGAGGACATGAAGGAGCAGGTGGCCATGGTGGAGCGCAGGAATAACCTGATGCAAGCAGAGATTGAGGAGCTGAGAGCTGCACTGGAGCAAACAGAGAGAGGCCGCAAAGTGGCTGAGCAGGAGCTGGTGGATGCCAGCGAGCGTGTGGGACTGCTGCACTCACAA AATACAAGTCTTATTAACACCAAGAAGAAGCTTGAGGCTGATCTGGTCCAGGTTCAAGGAGAGGTGGATGATGCAGtccaggaggccagaaatgcAGAGGAAAAGGCCAAGAAGGCCATCACTGAT GCTGCCATGATGGCTGAGGAGCTGAAGAAGGAGCAGGACACCAGTGCTCACCTGGAGAGGATGAAGAAGAACCTGGAGGTGACTGTCAAAGACCTGCAGCACCGTCTGGATGAAGCTGAGAGTCTTGCCATGAAGGGTGGAAAGAAACAGCTCCAGAAACTGGAGTCCAGG GTGCGCGAGTTGGAGGCTGAAGTTGAAGCGGAACAGAGACGTGGAGCAGACGCTGTGAAAGGAGTGCGCAAATATGAAAGGAGAGTTAAGGAGCTCACCTACCAG ACTGAGGAAGACAAGAAGAACGTGATCCGACTGCAGGATCTGGTAGACAAGCTGCAGCTGAAAGTGAAGGCCTACAAGCgccaggctgaagaagct GAGGAGCAGGCCAACACTCACCTGTCCAGGTACAGGAAGGTGCAGCATGAGCTGGAGGAGGCTCAGGAGCGCGCTGATATCTCTGAGTCCCAGGTCAACAAGCTGAGAGCCAAGAGCCGTGATGCTGGGAAG ACTA AAGATGAAATCTTCCCCATGAATCCTCCCAAGTTTGACAAATTGAGGACATGGCCATGA